The Jiangella sp. DSM 45060 genome contains the following window.
ACGCGGCCGTCGTGCGCGGCCAGCACCGTCATGCCTGAGTACAGCGGGTGGGCCGTGCCGGGCGGCGTCTGCGTGTACGACGCGGCGGCCTCGACCAGCGCGTCGACGCGGTCCTCGTCGAGGCCGACGTCGGACGGCGCCGCCGCGCGCAGCGTGGTGCGCGGCGACATGAAGCCGTCGTGCGGACGGTCGAACCGGGCGTCGTCGCTGCCCGCGCCCGCGGGGATGCCCGCGCCCAGCAGGGCTGTCGCGAGCGCCGTCACCAGGACGACGCGGCGCGCCGTCATCGCCGGCCCCGGTAGAGCAGGTAGGGCTGGCGGCGCCGGTCGAACTCGGCCAGCTCGTCCTGCCACGAGGCGACGATATCGTCCGCCGACGCCCCCGCGTCGACCATCACCCGCAGCCGTTCCGACCCGTGCAGCTTGTGGATGAAGCCGTCGCTGGTGCCGCCGCCGCGCCATGCGAACGCGTCCGGATACCGGCCCTTCGCCGCGACCAGCATCGCGACGCCGGTGCGGACCGGGTCGAACGCGGCCGGGTCGGTGACGTGCAGCTGGACGCCGCCGTTCACCACGCCGACGTTCTTGCTGATCCACGGCACGAAGTACGCCTCGCGGAAGTCGACGCCGGGCAGCCCGGCCGCGTTGAGGTCGTCGGCCCAGTGGTAGGTGCCGTAGGGCGCGCCGATCAGCTCGAACGGCCGCGTCGTGCCGCGGCCCTCCGACGCCGTCGTCCCCTCGAACACGCAGGTGCCCACGTAGACCTGCGCGGTCTCGGGGGTCGGCATGTTCGGGCTGGGCAGCACCCACGGCAGACCGGTGTCCGCGTAGCGGGAATCCGGCCGCCAGCGGCGCATCGTCACGACCTCGAGATCCTCGACGGAGGCGCCGGCGTCGTCGGGCAGGAACTCGGTGTTGAAGAACCGGGCCAGCTCGCCGACCGTCATGCCGTGCTGCTGGACGATGTAGCGCTGCCCGATGCCCGACTCGAACCCGGGGAACAGCATCGGTCCGCGGGCCGAGCCGCCGACGGGGTTGGGCCGGTCCAGCACGACGAACTTCAGCCCCATGCGGGCGGCCGCGCGCATCGCCGACCACATGGTCCAGATGTAGGTGTAGAACCGGGCACCGACGTCCTGGATGTCGAAGACGACGACCTCGACGCCGGCCTCGGCGAACATCCGCATGAAGCCGGCCTCCTGCGCGCCGTACGCGTCGTACACCGTCACGCCGGTGCGCGGGTCGATCGTCGTCTCCTCCGCCTCGCCGGCCTGCGCCGAGCCGCGGAAGCCGTGCTCGGGGCCGAACACGCCGACGATGTTCACGGCGCCGGAGGCGACCATGCTGTCGACGATGTGCGAGGCGTCGGGCAGGATCCCGGTCGGGTTCGAGATGACGCCGACGCGGTGGCCGGACAACGCCGTCCAGCCGTCGTCGGCCAGCCGCTGCGCGCCCGTCAGCACCGCCCTCGCCGGGTCGTTGCCGGCGGCGAAGGCGACTGACGGGGCGGCGACGACGGCGGCGCCTGCGGCACCGGCCGATGCGATGAACGTACGGCGGTCCATGGGGGCTCCTCGGTGTGTGCGGGCGGGGGTCACCAGGTGAGGCCGTGGCCGATCGGGTAGAGCACGCTGCCGTCGGCCGCCGGGACGACGACGGGCAGTCGTCCCGCGGGGGAGATGGCGCCGGTCAGGACCTTCGCGACGCTGCGCATCGACACCGTCGTCGACGAGTAGGCGGCGAGGAACCCGGCGGACTCGGGCAGGTAGGCGACGTCGTAGGTGTTGCGGACGGCGACCGCGACGACCGGGTGCCCGGTGGCGGCCAGCTCGGCGACCAGGCGGCGCTGCCGGCCCTGCGGGTCCGTCGTCATCGTGTCCCAGGCGTTCGACGTGACGACGACGGTGAGGTCGTGGGCGGGCGCGGCCTGGACGGCGGCGGCGATCGCGGCGTCGCTGGGCCGGGTGCCGACCGCCTGGGTCGTCGCCGTCGCGCCTTGCGCCGTCAGGGCGGCCGCGAGGTCGTTGCCGGCCGCCGTGTTCGTCGTGACGACGTTGACGCTGCTGGTGGGTGCCACGGGCAGGAGGGCCGCGCCGTCGGCGCCGGTGTTGCGCAGCGCGGTGACCGTCGGGTCGGTGATGCGCTGGGCGGCGGCCTGGTGCGCGCGGACGCCGACGGTCCGGTCGACGCGGTCGAGGTCGACCTGCTCGTCGCCGGTGATGCCGCGCTTCCACTTCAGCTCCAGGATCCGCTCGACGCTCTCGTCCAGCCGGTCCTCGCTGAGCTCGCCGTCGCGGACCGCCGTCAGCACCGCCTGGTACATGACGTCCATGTCGCCGTCCTTCGGCACCAGCAGCTGGTCGACGCCGGCCCGCAGCGCGAGCACCGGGACGCGGTCCGGGCCGAAGCCCTGGCGCACGCCCTCCATGTTCAGCGCGTCCGTGATGACGACGCCGTCGTAGCCGAG
Protein-coding sequences here:
- a CDS encoding exo-beta-N-acetylmuramidase NamZ domain-containing protein produces the protein MDRRTFIASAGAAGAAVVAAPSVAFAAGNDPARAVLTGAQRLADDGWTALSGHRVGVISNPTGILPDASHIVDSMVASGAVNIVGVFGPEHGFRGSAQAGEAEETTIDPRTGVTVYDAYGAQEAGFMRMFAEAGVEVVVFDIQDVGARFYTYIWTMWSAMRAAARMGLKFVVLDRPNPVGGSARGPMLFPGFESGIGQRYIVQQHGMTVGELARFFNTEFLPDDAGASVEDLEVVTMRRWRPDSRYADTGLPWVLPSPNMPTPETAQVYVGTCVFEGTTASEGRGTTRPFELIGAPYGTYHWADDLNAAGLPGVDFREAYFVPWISKNVGVVNGGVQLHVTDPAAFDPVRTGVAMLVAAKGRYPDAFAWRGGGTSDGFIHKLHGSERLRVMVDAGASADDIVASWQDELAEFDRRRQPYLLYRGRR